A part of Aegilops tauschii subsp. strangulata cultivar AL8/78 chromosome 2, Aet v6.0, whole genome shotgun sequence genomic DNA contains:
- the LOC109754628 gene encoding subtilisin-like protease 4, with protein sequence MGSFKLSLLFPLLTFLLLAIVTAGDDLGTYVIHVQPQDERLFGTTDDGRKAWHQSFLPEHGRLLHSYHHVASGFAARLTRRELEAVSTMPGFVAAVPDVIYHVQTTHTPQFLGLDTALGVRNLSVGSGEGVIIGVLDTGVFPDHPSFSGFGMMPPPAKWKGRCDFNGSACNGHKLIGARTFISSGNSSAPGAAPVPPIDGHGHGTHTSSTAAGSAVPGAQVQGQGNGTASGIAPRAHLAMYKVCDASGACAGVDVLAGIDAAVSDGCDVISMSLGFPPRPFYNDSVAIGTFAAVEKGIFVSMAAGNAGPRNSSILNEAPWMLTVAASTMDRLISAQVTIGDSLSFDGESLYQPDNSVAAPLVYPGANSTLSVQFCGNGSLDGFDVKNKIVLCDSGNIPPVEKGAEVLRAGGAGIILGNQFYQAYITSPVAHVLPASQVTYAAGVEIKNYINSTTNPMANISFRGTVLGTSPAPVITFFSSRGPNVHSPGILKPDITGPGVNVIAAWPFQVGPPSIDLRPTFNILSGTSMSTPHLAGVAALIKSKHPDWSPAAIKSAIMTTADVTDRSGTPILDEQHKAADLFAVGAGHVNPDKAVDPGLVFDISPDDYIGYLCGMYKSEEVSVIARRAVNCSADMAIPDYQLNYPSVSVSFPPTWSSSPPISVGRTVTNVGEVPPEVIYYPEVEIPADSPVNVTVFPPELLFTETNQARRFEISVEAKNSSAGAVQGAIRWVSDNHIVRIPISVTFATH encoded by the coding sequence ATGGGAAGCTTCAAGCTCTCCTTGCTTTTCCCCCTTCTCACCTTCCTTCTCCTCGCCATTGTCACCGCTGGGGACGACCTCGGCACGTACGTCATCCACGTGCAGCCCCAGGACGAACGCCTGTTCGGCACGACGGACGACGGCCGGAAGGCGTGGCACCAGTCCTTCCTCCCCGAGCATGGCCGGCTGCTCCACTCCTACCACCACGTCGCGAGCGGATTCGCGGCGAGGCTGACGCGGCGGGAGCTCGAAGCCGTCTCCACAATGCCCGGGTTTGTCGCCGCGGTGCCGGACGTGATCTACCACGTGCAGACGACGCACACTCCGCAGTTCCTCGGGCTGGACACGGCGCTGGGTGTGAGGAACTTGTCCGTCGGCTCCGGCGAAGGCGTCATCATTGGGGTGCTCGACACCGGTGTCTTCCCCGACCACCCCTCCTTCAGCGGCTTCGGCATGATGCCGCCGCCGGCCAAGTGGAAGGGGAGGTGCGACTTCAACGGCTCCGCGTGCAACGGGCACAAGCTGATCGGTGCTCGGACCTTCATCAGCAGCGGCAACAGCAGCGCTCCCGGCGCCGCCCCCGTGCCTCCGATCGACGGGCATGGGCACGGCACGCACACCTCTAGCACCGCCGCAGGATCAGCCGTGCCGGGGGCTCAGGTGCAGGGGCAGGGCAACGGCACCGCGTCCGGCATCGCGCCCCGCGCACACCTCGCCATGTACAAGGTTTGTGACGCTAGCGGCGCCTGCGCCGGTGTAGATGTACTGGCTGGCATCGACGCCGCCGTGTCCGACGGCTGCGACGTTATATCCATGTCGCTCGGCTTTCCGCCGCGGCCTTTCTACAATGACAGCGTCGCCATCGGCACATTCGCCGCAGTGGAGAAGGGGATTTTCGTCAGCATGGCGGCTGGCAACGCCGGCCCGAGAAACTCCTCGATATTGAATGAGGCACCATGGATGCTTACCGTTGCCGCGAGCACCATGGACCGTTTGATCAGCGCACAAGTGACCATCGGCGACAGCCTCTCGTTCGACGGCGAGTCGCTCTACCAGCCTGACAACTCGGTGGCTGCCCCGTTGGTCTACCCCGGTGCGAACTCGACGCTCTCCGTCCAGTTCTGTGGCAATGGCTCGCTGGACGGCTTTGACGTCAAGAACAAGATAGTGCTGTGCGACAGCGGCAACATCCCGCCGGTGGAGAAGGGAGCCGAGGTGCTGAGAGCCGGAGGCGCAGGCATAATTCTGGGCAACCAATTTTACCAGGCCTACATCACGTCCCCGGTCGCGCACGTCCTGCCAGCGTCGCAAGTCACCTATGCTGCTGGAGTGGAGATCAAGAACTACATCAATTCCACGACGAACCCCATGGCAAATATCTCCTTTAGAGGCACGGTCCTCGGCACGTCGCCGGCGCCAGTCATCACCTTCTTCTCTTCCCGTGGCCCCAACGTCCACAGCCCCGGCATTCTGAAGCCCGACATCACGGGCCCCGGCGTGAACGTAATCGCGGCGTGGCCGTTCCAAGTCGGCCCGCCGTCGATTGACCTTAGGCCGACCTTCAACATCCTCTCCGGCACATCCATGTCCACGCCGCACCTTGCTGGTGTCGCCGCGCTGATCAAGAGCAAGCACCCCGACTGGTCGCCGGCGGCGATCAAGTCCGCGATCATGACCACCGCCGACGTCACCGACCGCTCCGGCACACCGATACTCGACGAGCAGCACAAGGCCGCCGACCTCTTCGCCGTCGGGGCCGGCCATGTCAATCCGGATAAGGCCGTGGACCCTGGCCTGGTCTTTGACATTTCCCCGGACGACTACATCGGCTACCTCTGCGGCATGTACAAAAGTGAAGAGGTCTCGGTGATCGCGCGCCGTGCTGTGAATTGCTCGGCTGACATGGCGATCCCAGACTACCAGCTGAACTATCCGTCGGTCTCGGTGTCGTTCCCGCCAACATGGAGCTCGAGTCCTCCAATATCGGTGGGGCGCACGGTGACGAACGTCGGAGAGGTGCCGCCGGAGGTAATATACTACCCCGAGGTCGAGATTCCGGCAGACAGCCCTGTGAACGTGACTGTTTTCCCACCCGAGCTTCTGTTCACCGAGACGAACCAAGCCCGAAGATTCGAAATAAGCGTGGAGGCGAAGAACAGCAGCGCCGGGGCAGTGCAGGGTGCGATACGGTGGGTGTCGGACAACCACATCGTGAGGATCCCCATCTCAGTCACCTTTGCGACACACTAG